The following are encoded in a window of Rosa chinensis cultivar Old Blush chromosome 4, RchiOBHm-V2, whole genome shotgun sequence genomic DNA:
- the LOC112199892 gene encoding transcription factor PRE6: MSGRRSSRSRQSGGSRNNNISDDQIADLVSKLQQLLPEIRNRRSDKVSASKVLQETCNYIKNLHREVDDLSDRLSQLLATTDMDSDQAAIIRSLLM, from the exons ATGTCTGGCAGAAGATCATCGCGTTCGAGGCAGTCGGGCGGTTCCAGGAATAACAACATCAGTGACGACCAGATCGCTGATCTCGTATCCAAGTTACAGCAACTTCTTCCTGAGATTCGCAATAGGCGCTCGGACAAG GTGTCAGCATCCAAGGTCCTGCAGGAGACTTGCAACTACATCAAAAACTTACACAGAGAGGTCGACGACCTGAGTGACCGCTTGTCTCAGCTTTTGGCCACGACTGACATGGATTCCGACCAAGCCGCCATTATCCGGAGCTTACTTATGTGA